In one window of Gouania willdenowi chromosome 8, fGouWil2.1, whole genome shotgun sequence DNA:
- the LOC114468768 gene encoding 5-hydroxytryptamine receptor 3A-like isoform X2 gives MEKVIILMTLLPVVSGNQNTTCNTRRCLAEKLLKNAYASQPQSENCTQTIHVPFIEYQTLSVDTKNLRLFARLQATIMWKDPDLKWNTSDYDFYEVVVPVNRVWVPELQVTNAISSELKHSSRDLVVYYDGTLKHTVIINVQVNCEINLFNYPFAEDECPIAIQAWYNDGCGMWLNMGQLKMVDGSHGDWKTENVTLANRGSYRNYILVQLEIKVTNPFITLLLPSILIMMLDIGSFAMPLGGGERNSFKVTLVLSFTLFLNILNDQLPGDSSCAPIIRTHFCVCLVLLVVSMLASMLLTGVAHNGGFIACCRSKDKSQKNNKKQTEEEDEEPKPDITVVQLSSSEDTEMLRKVAKFLEGIKEKDKCDQQNMKIANKLDKIFVSIYTVFTVGYFCAMLGVMAIYKCEVNHFEFWD, from the exons ATGGAGAAGGTGATCATCTTAATGACTTTACTTCCTGTCG TTTCAGGAAATCAAAATACAACGTGCAACACACGCAGATGTCTGGCTGAGAAGTTGCTGAAGAATGCTTATGCATCTCAGCCTCAGTCTGAGAATTGCACCCAAACGATCCATGTGCCATTCATTGAATACCAAACTCTGTCCGTT GACACCAAGAATCTCCGTCTCTTCGCTCGTTTGCAGGCCACAATT ATGTGGAAAGATCCTGACCTAAAATGGAACACCTCAGACTATGACTTTTATGAAGTGGTTGTGCCGGTCAATAGAGTTTGGGTGCCTGAGCTCCAGGTGACTAATGC GATATCATCAGAATTGAAGCATAGCTCTCGGGATTTGGTGGTTTACTACGACGGCACCCTGAAGCACACTGTGATCATAAATGTACAGGTCAACTGTGAAATCAACCTCTTCAACTATCCCTTTGCTGAGGATGAATGCCCCATTGCCATCCAAGCATGGTATAATGACG GATGTGGGATGTGGCTGAATATGGGTCAGCTGAAGATGGTTGATGGTAGCCATGGTGATTGGAAGACTGAAAATGTGACATTAGCTAACCGAGGGTCTTATCGCAACTACATCCTG gTGCAACTGGAAATTAAAGTGACAAATCCCTTCATCACGTTGCTGCTGCCCAGTATCCTCATCATGATGCTGGATATAGGGAGCTTTGCCATGCCTCTGGGAGGTGGAGAGCGCAATTCCTTCAAAGTCACTCTGGTGCTGAGCTTCACTTTGTTCCTCAACATCCTCAATGATCAGCTGCCTGGGGACAGTAGCTGTGCTCCCATCATCA GGACACACTTCTGTGTTTGCCTGGTGTTGCTGGTCGTGAGTATGTTGGCATCCATGCTGCTGACAGGGGTAGCCCACAATGGTGGGTTTATTGCATGTTGCAGATCCAAAGACAAgtctcagaaaaacaacaaaaaacagacagaggAAGAGGACGAGG AACCAAAGCCTGACATCACTGTAGTCCAGCTGAGCTCCTCTGAGGACACAGAGATGCTCCGGAAAGTTGCCAAATTCCTGGAAGGCATTAAAGAGAAAGATAAGTGCGACCAGCAAAACATGAAAATCGCCAACAAACTGGACAAGATCTTCGTCTCAATCTATACTGTTTTTACCGTTGGATACTTTTGTGCTATGCTAGGTGTGATGGCAATCTATAAATGTGAGGTTAACCATTTTGAGTTTTGGGATTGA
- the LOC114468768 gene encoding 5-hydroxytryptamine receptor 3A-like isoform X1 produces the protein MEKVIILMTLLPVVSGNQNTTCNTRRCLAEKLLKNAYASQPQSENCTQTIHVPFIEYQTLSVDTKNLRLFARLQATIMWKDPDLKWNTSDYDFYEVVVPVNRVWVPELQVTNAISSELKHSSRDLVVYYDGTLKHTVIINVQVNCEINLFNYPFAEDECPIAIQAWYNDGCGMWLNMGQLKMVDGSHGDWKTENVTLANRGSYRNYILVQLEIKVTNPFITLLLPSILIMMLDIGSFAMPLGGGERNSFKVTLVLSFTLFLNILNDQLPGDSSCAPIIRTHFCVCLVLLVVSMLASMLLTGVAHNGGFIACCRSKDKSQKNNKKQTEEEDEGEKDSDEPKPDITVVQLSSSEDTEMLRKVAKFLEGIKEKDKCDQQNMKIANKLDKIFVSIYTVFTVGYFCAMLGVMAIYKCEVNHFEFWD, from the exons ATGGAGAAGGTGATCATCTTAATGACTTTACTTCCTGTCG TTTCAGGAAATCAAAATACAACGTGCAACACACGCAGATGTCTGGCTGAGAAGTTGCTGAAGAATGCTTATGCATCTCAGCCTCAGTCTGAGAATTGCACCCAAACGATCCATGTGCCATTCATTGAATACCAAACTCTGTCCGTT GACACCAAGAATCTCCGTCTCTTCGCTCGTTTGCAGGCCACAATT ATGTGGAAAGATCCTGACCTAAAATGGAACACCTCAGACTATGACTTTTATGAAGTGGTTGTGCCGGTCAATAGAGTTTGGGTGCCTGAGCTCCAGGTGACTAATGC GATATCATCAGAATTGAAGCATAGCTCTCGGGATTTGGTGGTTTACTACGACGGCACCCTGAAGCACACTGTGATCATAAATGTACAGGTCAACTGTGAAATCAACCTCTTCAACTATCCCTTTGCTGAGGATGAATGCCCCATTGCCATCCAAGCATGGTATAATGACG GATGTGGGATGTGGCTGAATATGGGTCAGCTGAAGATGGTTGATGGTAGCCATGGTGATTGGAAGACTGAAAATGTGACATTAGCTAACCGAGGGTCTTATCGCAACTACATCCTG gTGCAACTGGAAATTAAAGTGACAAATCCCTTCATCACGTTGCTGCTGCCCAGTATCCTCATCATGATGCTGGATATAGGGAGCTTTGCCATGCCTCTGGGAGGTGGAGAGCGCAATTCCTTCAAAGTCACTCTGGTGCTGAGCTTCACTTTGTTCCTCAACATCCTCAATGATCAGCTGCCTGGGGACAGTAGCTGTGCTCCCATCATCA GGACACACTTCTGTGTTTGCCTGGTGTTGCTGGTCGTGAGTATGTTGGCATCCATGCTGCTGACAGGGGTAGCCCACAATGGTGGGTTTATTGCATGTTGCAGATCCAAAGACAAgtctcagaaaaacaacaaaaaacagacagaggAAGAGGACGAGGGTGAGAAAGACAGTGAtg AACCAAAGCCTGACATCACTGTAGTCCAGCTGAGCTCCTCTGAGGACACAGAGATGCTCCGGAAAGTTGCCAAATTCCTGGAAGGCATTAAAGAGAAAGATAAGTGCGACCAGCAAAACATGAAAATCGCCAACAAACTGGACAAGATCTTCGTCTCAATCTATACTGTTTTTACCGTTGGATACTTTTGTGCTATGCTAGGTGTGATGGCAATCTATAAATGTGAGGTTAACCATTTTGAGTTTTGGGATTGA